The Kaistia defluvii genome has a segment encoding these proteins:
- a CDS encoding DNA polymerase III subunit gamma/tau, which yields MDGGDLSSTPKDGANGAYRVLARKYRPRSFDDLVGQEPMVRTLKNAFETGRIAQAYMLTGVRGVGKTTTARILARGLNYSIPGQVDRPTIDMPELGIHCAEIMEGRHVDVLEMDAASNNGIDNIREIIEAVRYKPVSARYKVYILDEVHMLSGAAFNGLLKTLEEPPEHVKFIFATTEIRKVPVTVLSRCQRFDLRRIESDRLIGLLRSITEKEQVEIGDDALAMIARAAEGSARDSLSLLDQAIAHGAGAITAEDVRGMLGLADRARIIDLFEALMGGRIAEALALLKEQYDIGADPAVVLQDLASFTHAVTRFKVVPDSGEDAALPQDERVRGRALAETVSLRVLARAWQMLLKGIEEVSSSSRPLAAADMVLIRIAHAADLPTPDEALRLLKSGNFSAASSGGGATPQVSHQPPSAPQASGGSSGGPIGQMRTITNTSPIPATATMAQPASAPQAKAEPAIRFQRFEDLVAYVGLKRDIPLKLALEQQVKPIRFEPGLLEFEPTEDAPRALAQDLGRKLSDWTGDRWVVALGKGATEPTIAEARAFAKDKARSDAAADPLVAAVLSRFPGAKIVDIQIRSAEEPEGLPSPAVPVDNPDEAPDPDDD from the coding sequence ATGGACGGCGGCGATCTTTCCAGCACCCCGAAGGATGGCGCGAACGGCGCCTACCGCGTCCTTGCGCGCAAATACCGGCCGCGCAGCTTTGACGACCTCGTCGGCCAGGAGCCGATGGTCCGCACCCTCAAGAACGCCTTCGAGACGGGTCGCATCGCGCAAGCCTACATGCTCACCGGCGTTCGCGGTGTCGGCAAGACGACGACGGCCCGCATTCTGGCGCGCGGCCTCAACTACTCCATTCCCGGCCAGGTCGATCGCCCGACCATCGACATGCCAGAGCTCGGCATCCACTGCGCCGAGATCATGGAAGGCCGCCATGTCGACGTGCTCGAGATGGACGCCGCCTCCAATAACGGCATCGACAACATCCGCGAGATCATCGAGGCCGTGCGCTACAAGCCGGTCTCGGCCCGCTACAAGGTCTATATCCTCGACGAAGTGCACATGCTGTCCGGCGCGGCCTTCAACGGCCTGCTGAAGACGCTCGAAGAGCCGCCCGAGCATGTGAAGTTCATCTTCGCGACTACCGAAATCCGCAAGGTGCCGGTTACCGTCCTGTCGCGCTGCCAGCGCTTCGACCTGCGCCGGATCGAATCGGATCGGCTGATCGGCCTGCTGCGCTCGATCACCGAGAAGGAGCAGGTCGAGATCGGCGACGACGCGCTGGCGATGATCGCCCGTGCTGCCGAGGGTTCGGCCCGCGATTCGCTGTCTCTGCTCGACCAGGCCATCGCGCATGGCGCCGGCGCCATCACGGCCGAGGACGTGCGCGGCATGCTCGGCCTCGCCGACCGGGCCCGCATCATCGATCTGTTCGAGGCGCTGATGGGCGGCCGCATCGCGGAAGCGCTGGCGCTGCTCAAGGAACAATATGACATCGGCGCCGATCCCGCCGTCGTGCTGCAGGATCTCGCTTCTTTCACCCATGCAGTGACCCGCTTCAAGGTCGTGCCGGACAGCGGCGAGGACGCCGCCCTGCCGCAGGACGAGCGGGTTCGCGGGCGCGCTTTGGCGGAGACCGTATCGCTGCGCGTCCTGGCGCGCGCCTGGCAGATGCTGCTGAAGGGCATCGAGGAAGTCTCCAGCTCCAGCCGGCCGCTGGCGGCCGCCGACATGGTGCTGATCCGCATTGCCCATGCCGCCGATCTGCCGACGCCGGACGAGGCGCTGCGCCTGCTGAAGAGCGGCAATTTCTCGGCCGCCTCCTCGGGCGGCGGCGCGACGCCGCAGGTTTCGCATCAGCCGCCATCCGCGCCGCAGGCGTCGGGCGGTTCGAGTGGCGGACCGATCGGCCAGATGCGCACGATCACCAACACCTCGCCCATTCCGGCCACGGCGACGATGGCCCAGCCCGCGAGCGCGCCGCAGGCCAAGGCCGAGCCGGCGATCCGTTTCCAGCGCTTCGAGGATCTCGTCGCCTATGTCGGCCTGAAGCGCGATATCCCGCTCAAGCTGGCGCTGGAACAGCAGGTCAAGCCGATCCGCTTCGAGCCGGGTCTGCTCGAATTCGAGCCGACCGAGGATGCGCCGCGCGCGCTGGCGCAGGATCTCGGCCGCAAGCTCTCCGACTGGACCGGCGATCGCTGGGTCGTGGCGCTCGGCAAGGGCGCGACCGAGCCGACGATTGCCGAGGCGCGCGCCTTCGCCAAGGACAAGGCGCGCTCGGACGCCGCCGCCGATCCGCTGGTCGCAGCCGTGCTGTCGCGCTTTCCCGGCGCCAAGATCGTCGACATCCAGATCCGCAGCGCCGAAGAGCCCGAGGGTCTGCCGTCCCCGGCCGTTCCGGTCGACAATCCCGACGAAGCGCCCGATCCCGACGACGACTGA
- a CDS encoding DUF924 family protein, translating to MPTEKPDPAILLEVHRFWFEDLVAGVAPLAERVKVWFSRRDATDDAIRARFAASLDTVADADWDFEGLQPAAAIGFVLFLDQFPRNLFRDDGRAFAYDARARAAVRRLIAGGVGRFAPIERVFLYLPFEHSEERTDQDLSVRLYEALLAEVPEADKEDYQSFVGYAEKHRDLIRRFGRFPHRNADLGRESTPEEIEFLKDGRGY from the coding sequence ATGCCGACCGAAAAGCCCGATCCCGCCATTCTGCTGGAAGTCCACCGCTTCTGGTTCGAGGACCTGGTTGCCGGCGTCGCGCCGCTGGCCGAGCGGGTCAAGGTCTGGTTCTCGCGCCGCGATGCCACCGATGACGCCATCCGCGCCCGCTTCGCCGCCTCCCTCGACACCGTCGCTGATGCGGACTGGGACTTCGAAGGCCTGCAGCCGGCGGCCGCGATCGGCTTCGTCCTGTTCCTCGACCAGTTCCCGCGCAATCTCTTCCGCGATGACGGCCGCGCCTTTGCCTATGACGCGCGCGCCCGCGCGGCGGTGCGGCGGCTGATCGCGGGCGGAGTGGGTCGCTTCGCGCCAATCGAGCGCGTCTTTCTCTATCTGCCGTTCGAGCATAGCGAGGAACGGACCGACCAGGATCTCTCGGTCCGCCTTTACGAGGCGCTTCTGGCCGAGGTGCCCGAGGCGGACAAGGAGGATTATCAGTCGTTCGTTGGCTATGCTGAGAAGCACCGCGACCTGATCCGCCGTTTCGGCCGCTTCCCGCATCGCAACGCCGATCTCGGCCGCGAGTCCACGCCGGAAGAGATTGAATTTCTGAAGGACGGCCGCGGCTACTGA
- a CDS encoding YbaB/EbfC family nucleoid-associated protein, with amino-acid sequence MRDILGMMSKAKELQSKMQDMQAEVATIEVEGSAGAGLVTVLMTAKGDLRKLSIDPSLLKPEDVEILEDLIIAAHADARAKAERTMADKMQELTGGLGLPAGLKLPF; translated from the coding sequence ATGCGCGACATTCTCGGCATGATGAGCAAGGCCAAGGAATTGCAGTCCAAGATGCAGGACATGCAGGCCGAGGTCGCAACCATCGAAGTCGAAGGTTCGGCCGGCGCCGGCCTCGTCACGGTGCTGATGACCGCCAAGGGCGACCTCCGCAAGCTCTCGATCGATCCCTCGCTGTTGAAGCCGGAAGACGTCGAGATCCTGGAAGACCTGATCATCGCCGCCCATGCCGACGCCCGGGCCAAGGCCGAGCGCACCATGGCCGACAAGATGCAAGAACTGACCGGCGGCCTCGGCCTGCCGGCTGGCTTGAAGCTGCCGTTCTAG
- the recR gene encoding recombination mediator RecR — MSRSTAGPEIERLIQLLARLPGLGPRSARRAALALVKKKDQLLVPLAGAMTVAAERILTCSVCGNIDTADPCTICTDVTRDEKTIVVVEDVSDLWALERAGAIRARYHVLGGTLSPLDGVGPEDLNIDSLVLRCSTGEVAEVILAVNATVDGQTTAHVITDRLTGTPVKVSRLAHGVPVGGELDYLDEGTLAAAIRARTPF; from the coding sequence ATGTCCCGCAGCACTGCCGGTCCCGAGATCGAACGCCTGATCCAGCTGCTGGCGCGGCTGCCGGGGCTTGGGCCGCGTTCGGCCCGGCGCGCGGCGCTGGCGCTCGTCAAGAAGAAGGACCAGCTGCTGGTGCCGCTGGCCGGCGCGATGACGGTCGCGGCCGAGCGGATCCTCACCTGCTCCGTCTGCGGCAACATCGATACGGCGGATCCCTGCACCATCTGCACCGATGTCACGCGCGACGAGAAGACGATCGTCGTGGTAGAGGACGTCTCGGATCTTTGGGCGCTGGAGCGGGCCGGCGCGATCCGGGCGCGCTATCATGTGCTGGGCGGCACGCTGTCGCCGCTCGATGGCGTCGGGCCGGAGGATCTCAACATCGATTCGCTGGTGCTCCGCTGTTCGACTGGCGAGGTCGCCGAGGTGATCTTGGCGGTCAACGCGACCGTCGACGGCCAGACCACGGCGCATGTCATCACCGACCGCCTGACCGGCACGCCGGTCAAGGTTTCGAGGCTGGCGCATGGCGTGCCGGTCGGCGGCGAACTCGACTATCTCGACGAAGGCACGCTCGCCGCCGCCATCCGCGCCCGCACGCCCTTCTGA